The following coding sequences lie in one Kingella potus genomic window:
- a CDS encoding ComEA family DNA-binding protein gives MNLKKSLFGLLAYAAAALVSAAVNINTATAEELKALPGIGQAKAQAIVDYRKENGAFKSVDDLKKVKGIGDGILGKLKDQATVGAAPAAKPAKPAQAAVPAAKKP, from the coding sequence ATGAATCTGAAAAAATCTTTGTTCGGTCTTTTGGCGTATGCCGCAGCGGCTTTGGTTTCGGCTGCAGTCAACATCAATACGGCCACAGCGGAGGAGTTGAAGGCCCTGCCGGGTATCGGTCAGGCGAAGGCGCAGGCGATTGTGGATTACCGTAAGGAAAACGGTGCGTTCAAATCGGTGGACGATTTGAAAAAGGTCAAAGGAATAGGCGACGGTATTTTGGGCAAATTGAAGGATCAGGCAACGGTTGGTGCGGCTCCCGCCGCCAAACCGGCAAAACCGGCACAGGCCGCCGTCCCGGCCGCCAAAAAACCGTAA